The Microcystis panniformis FACHB-1757 region ACTATAATTCTCAGTTCTTCTGTCAGGGACGAGAGCTTGAACCGATGGACAGACAAAATTCGAGGGATTGTCGCGATTTGTGCTAGTTTTCTCGGCTAAATTGCTTCTCTTTACTATCTAGATGTCAGAGTGTAGCAATCAGGGCATATTATACGCCGTCAGGCCTTTGGACTTTTGATTATATCAGCAGTATTGTCAGGAATTGTTAACATTTTTGTCCAGCCAAACAAAAAGCCAAGACTGGCAAGGGTGGAACCCCCCGCTCAGAAATCCCCCGTCTCGGCCAGAATAGAGCAAAAGTTTATTTACAAATAAAACAAATTGTGCTAAGGTTGGGGCGTTTGTGGTATATTCCCAGAGTAACTGGCAAAAGATCACTCTTTTGACTCGATTCCCGTGATCAATTCTACCATGCTAGGGGTTTTGTCCCCAATTAATGGAGAGCGATTCTGGTCTTTTGATACTATTCAATGTAATGACAGAATGATTGAGAGTTAAATTTATTCAACTAATAAAAATTGGAAAATCAAACCTATGCAAATGGTGGAAAAATCAAACAAAAAATTAGATAGTTTCCAGAGTGATCCGTCTCTGTCAATTTTAATCAAGACTGAATTGGAAGAAGCTTATAACCTGAAGAAAAACCTACTAACTGAAACAAAATATCTAGAAAAAATCCAAGAGATTTGCCAAGTATGTATCCATGCTTATCGCAACAACCACAAAGTATTAGTCGCCGGTAATGGAGGCAGTGCCGCCGATGCTATCCATTTTGGCGGTGAGCTACACGGCCGATTTCTGAAAGAAAGACAGTCTTTACCAGTTCGCGTCCTCAATAGCGATATCGCCAGTTTAACAGCGATTGCTAACGATTATGGTTACGAATATATTTTTAGCCGCCAGATAGAAGCGGAAGGAAACCCTGGTGATGTGTTTATCGGTATTTCCACTTCGGGAAATTCCGCTAATATCCATCAAGCTCTCAAAGTTTGTCAAGTAAAAGGTCTCACTAGCATCGGTTTAACTGGGGCGAAGGGATTAGCTCTAGAGGAAAAAACCGATTATTGTTTGATGATTCCTAGCACCAGTACCCCGCGCATTCAAGAAGGTCATGGTTTTGTTCTTCATACTATTTGTTTAGCGATCGAAGAAGCGCTCTTTCCTAACTAAAATCTCCTAGCAAAAAATCAACCTAAACAGCATACCCATGATCATCAGAACCAAAGCTCCTTTAAGATTAGGTTTGGGTGGTGGCGGCACCGATGTCGAGCCTTACTGTAGTCTTTATGGGGGTTACGTTCTCAACGCTACTATCGATCTCTATGCCTACTGCACAGTCACGGAAATTACCGACAAACAGGTCATTT contains the following coding sequences:
- a CDS encoding D-sedoheptulose-7-phosphate isomerase produces the protein MQMVEKSNKKLDSFQSDPSLSILIKTELEEAYNLKKNLLTETKYLEKIQEICQVCIHAYRNNHKVLVAGNGGSAADAIHFGGELHGRFLKERQSLPVRVLNSDIASLTAIANDYGYEYIFSRQIEAEGNPGDVFIGISTSGNSANIHQALKVCQVKGLTSIGLTGAKGLALEEKTDYCLMIPSTSTPRIQEGHGFVLHTICLAIEEALFPN